From Polaribacter butkevichii, a single genomic window includes:
- a CDS encoding sterol desaturase family protein, whose translation MNKYLDIIKNSYSDYWNYVKQSVLMELNWENYFYGLIIISLVVWALEAIFPWRKNQSLFRKDFWLDTFYMFFNFFLLNLIVLIALSNSAAQLFNDLLGIVGLSVANFQLLDINELPFFARIFIFFIVVDFVQWWTHRLLHTFEFLWNFHKVHHSVKEMGFAAHLRYHWMEPVVYSSLKYIPLAIIGGFSAQDVAFVHFFNIFIGHLNHANINWDYGWLKYILNNPKMHIWHHVKELPEDRKNGVNFGITLSIWDYIFKTNYIPYSGRDIELGFEGDEKFPKNFIEQEAYPLGKK comes from the coding sequence ATGAACAAATACCTAGACATTATAAAAAACTCTTATTCCGATTATTGGAATTACGTAAAACAGTCTGTTTTAATGGAATTGAACTGGGAGAATTATTTCTACGGATTAATCATTATTTCACTAGTTGTTTGGGCATTAGAAGCTATTTTTCCATGGCGAAAAAATCAATCATTATTTAGAAAAGACTTTTGGTTAGACACGTTTTACATGTTCTTCAATTTCTTTTTATTAAATTTAATTGTACTCATTGCTTTATCAAATTCGGCTGCACAATTGTTTAATGACCTTTTAGGAATTGTAGGTCTATCTGTTGCTAATTTTCAATTGTTAGATATTAATGAACTCCCCTTTTTTGCACGAATTTTTATCTTTTTTATTGTGGTTGATTTTGTACAATGGTGGACACATAGATTGCTTCATACTTTTGAATTTTTATGGAATTTTCACAAAGTACATCACTCTGTAAAAGAAATGGGCTTTGCCGCACACTTGCGTTATCATTGGATGGAACCTGTAGTTTACAGTTCTTTAAAATACATTCCTTTGGCAATTATTGGTGGTTTTTCTGCACAAGATGTTGCCTTTGTTCACTTTTTTAACATTTTTATAGGGCATTTAAATCACGCAAATATTAATTGGGATTATGGCTGGTTAAAATATATTTTAAATAACCCCAAAATGCACATTTGGCATCACGTAAAAGAATTGCCAGAAGACAGAAAAAATGGTGTAAACTTCGGAATTACATTAAGTATTTGGGATTATATTTTTAAAACAAATTACATTCCGTATTCTGGTAGAGACATCGAATTGGGTTTTGAGGGTGATGAAAAATTTCCGAAAAACTTTATTGAACAAGAAGCATATCCTTTAGGTAAAAAGTAA
- a CDS encoding purine-nucleoside phosphorylase, whose product MKKQQLQETIDFLKSNGVTNPEIGIVLGTGLGKLVDEISIEKEISYSDIPNFPVATVEFHSGKLIYGELSGKKVVVMAGRFHLYEGYNAWEVTYGIRTMHGLGIKNLLVSNAAGAINLTYKKGDLMLINDHINLQGSSPLAFKGANSFGNIFADMLEPYSKEINTKINAVAKEQNILLHEGVYASVLGPQLETRAEYRMLQILETDAVGMSTVPEVIVAKQLNLPCAAISVLTDECDPKNLQPVDITEIIAIAGKAEPKMIALFKEVIKVL is encoded by the coding sequence ATGAAAAAACAACAATTACAAGAAACCATCGATTTTTTAAAATCAAACGGAGTTACAAATCCAGAAATAGGAATTGTTTTAGGAACAGGATTAGGTAAATTAGTTGATGAAATTTCAATTGAAAAAGAAATTTCGTATTCTGATATTCCAAATTTCCCTGTTGCAACGGTAGAGTTTCATTCTGGTAAATTAATTTACGGAGAATTATCAGGAAAAAAAGTAGTGGTTATGGCAGGCCGTTTTCATTTATATGAAGGTTACAATGCTTGGGAAGTTACCTACGGAATTAGAACTATGCACGGTTTAGGTATTAAAAACTTATTAGTTTCTAATGCCGCAGGAGCAATTAATCTTACTTATAAAAAAGGAGATTTAATGCTGATAAACGATCATATTAATTTACAAGGAAGTTCTCCTTTAGCATTTAAAGGAGCCAATAGTTTTGGTAATATTTTTGCAGATATGTTAGAACCTTATTCTAAAGAAATAAACACTAAAATTAATGCTGTTGCCAAGGAACAAAATATTTTATTACACGAAGGTGTTTATGCTAGTGTTTTAGGCCCTCAATTAGAAACTAGAGCAGAATATAGAATGTTGCAAATTTTAGAAACCGATGCTGTAGGTATGAGTACTGTACCAGAAGTTATTGTTGCCAAACAATTGAACTTGCCTTGTGCTGCTATTTCTGTGTTAACGGATGAATGTGACCCAAAAAACTTACAACCTGTTGATATTACAGAAATAATTGCCATTGCTGGTAAAGCAGAACCTAAAATGATTGCATTATTTAAAGAGGTTATTAAGGTGTTGTAA
- a CDS encoding TIGR04282 family arsenosugar biosynthesis glycosyltransferase has product MNKNLLLIFTRNPELGKAKTRLAKTVGDETALEIYKFLLEKTKNVSSEVSSDKSVYYSVKIRENDIWSENIFQKHQQVGEDLGIRMLNAFKNGFDAGYQKVMIIGSDLYDLSSENIEKAFTALDKNDVVIGPAEDGGYYLLGMNSLQENIFKNKDWGTDSVRKDTLTDLQDKAVFLLEELNDVDVYEDIEHHSAFAHFLK; this is encoded by the coding sequence ATGAATAAAAACCTATTATTAATCTTTACTAGAAATCCTGAGTTAGGAAAAGCAAAAACACGTTTGGCAAAAACTGTTGGAGATGAAACTGCTCTAGAAATTTATAAATTCTTATTAGAAAAAACCAAAAATGTTTCATCAGAAGTTTCTTCTGACAAGTCTGTTTATTATTCTGTAAAAATTAGAGAAAATGATATTTGGAGCGAAAACATTTTTCAAAAACACCAACAAGTTGGAGAAGATTTAGGCATAAGAATGTTAAATGCGTTTAAAAACGGATTTGATGCTGGTTATCAAAAAGTAATGATCATTGGTAGTGATTTGTACGATTTATCATCAGAAAACATAGAAAAAGCATTTACAGCATTAGATAAAAATGATGTTGTAATTGGACCTGCAGAAGATGGTGGTTATTATCTTTTAGGCATGAATTCTTTGCAAGAAAATATCTTCAAAAACAAAGACTGGGGAACGGATTCAGTTAGAAAAGATACATTAACAGATTTACAAGATAAAGCAGTATTTTTGTTAGAAGAACTAAATGACGTTGATGTTTATGAAGATATTGAGCATCATTCTGCATTTGCACATTTTTTAAAATAA
- a CDS encoding rhodanese-like domain-containing protein: MNKVILLFLLISSVSFGQKKLDKLLNKFNKNNVPYISVDSLTTTKAILLDAREVKEFNVSHLQNAICVGFDDFNIHTTLEKLPTDKNAKIVVYCSLGIRSEIVADKLIKKGYTNVFNLYGGIFEWKNNNFKVMDTLGKTTERVHAFNKEWGKWLKKGEKVY; the protein is encoded by the coding sequence ATGAATAAAGTAATCCTTCTTTTTCTTTTAATAAGCTCAGTTTCTTTCGGACAAAAGAAGCTAGATAAATTATTGAATAAATTCAACAAGAATAATGTTCCTTATATTTCTGTGGATAGTTTAACGACAACAAAAGCTATTTTATTAGATGCTAGAGAAGTAAAAGAATTTAATGTAAGTCATTTACAAAATGCTATTTGTGTCGGTTTTGATGATTTTAATATCCATACAACTTTAGAGAAATTACCAACGGATAAAAACGCTAAAATTGTAGTGTATTGCTCTCTTGGAATTCGTTCTGAAATTGTTGCAGACAAATTGATTAAAAAAGGTTACACCAATGTTTTTAATTTATATGGCGGAATTTTTGAATGGAAAAACAACAATTTTAAAGTAATGGATACTTTGGGTAAAACGACAGAAAGAGTCCACGCTTTTAATAAAGAATGGGGCAAATGGCTTAAAAAAGGGGAGAAAGTTTATTAA
- the arsM gene encoding arsenosugar biosynthesis arsenite methyltransferase ArsM, with translation MSYLETTHNVYKEAALTPDVGLCCTTNPIWELPGLKIPRIMQEMNYGCGSTVHARDLTNNPKMLYVGVGGGMELLQFAYFNRNKGGVIGLDVVDEMLEASRKNFKIAEEQNDWFQSDFVDLRKGDAMDLPVEDNSIDVAAQNCLFNIFKSDDLKKAIAEMYRVLKPHGKLVMSDPTCEQPMNDELRNDERLRALCLSGSLSIADYVKALTDAGFGTIEIRARKPYRILDPKNYPTDELIYIESIEVAAIKDPMPADGPCIFTGKAAIYYGDEDYFDDGLGHTLLKNQPLAICDKTANALKNLGRDDIFFSESTFHYDGGGCC, from the coding sequence ATGAGTTATTTAGAAACTACACACAATGTATATAAAGAAGCAGCATTAACACCAGATGTTGGGCTATGTTGTACAACAAACCCTATTTGGGAATTACCAGGTTTAAAAATTCCAAGAATTATGCAAGAAATGAACTACGGTTGTGGTTCTACAGTGCATGCTCGTGATTTAACCAACAATCCTAAAATGCTATATGTTGGTGTTGGTGGCGGAATGGAATTACTTCAATTTGCCTATTTTAACAGAAATAAAGGTGGCGTTATTGGTTTAGATGTGGTTGACGAAATGTTAGAAGCTTCCAGAAAAAATTTTAAAATTGCAGAAGAACAAAATGATTGGTTTCAATCTGATTTTGTTGATTTACGTAAAGGTGATGCAATGGATTTACCTGTAGAAGATAATTCTATTGATGTGGCGGCTCAAAATTGTTTGTTCAATATTTTTAAGTCTGATGATTTAAAAAAAGCCATTGCAGAAATGTACCGAGTTTTAAAACCTCATGGAAAATTGGTAATGAGCGATCCTACTTGTGAACAACCTATGAACGATGAATTACGTAATGATGAACGTTTACGTGCCTTGTGTTTAAGTGGAAGTTTATCTATTGCAGATTATGTAAAAGCTTTAACAGATGCCGGTTTTGGAACCATTGAAATTAGAGCAAGAAAACCCTACAGAATTTTAGATCCAAAGAATTATCCAACGGACGAATTAATTTATATAGAATCTATAGAAGTTGCCGCTATTAAAGACCCAATGCCAGCAGACGGACCTTGTATTTTTACAGGAAAAGCTGCTATTTATTATGGTGATGAAGATTATTTTGATGACGGATTGGGGCATACTTTATTAAAAAATCAGCCTTTGGCTATTTGTGATAAAACGGCAAATGCACTTAAAAATTTAGGTAGAGACGATATTTTCTTTTCAGAATCTACGTTTCATTATGATGGCGGAGGATGTTGTTAA
- a CDS encoding metallophosphoesterase family protein, with amino-acid sequence MDQKIADLGKISGKTLLFGGVYSNLQALEALKQIAEKENISPENCFCTGDIVGYCAQPEETVQLFKLWGAKSIVGNVEIQLRENAEDCGCDFREGSRCDGFSQLWYPYAQSKLSENSLDFLKTLPNNIRFEYAKQQVTVVHGSYFNVSEFIFKSTDWAIKQPNFEATNSDVIVAGHCGLPFYQQEKEQLWLNPGVIGMPANNGTPSVWYAILDDSKENFNFTHYTLDYNYKLTSKLMQNGLLPEEYSRTIITGIWDNTEILPPIESGLQGFGIQL; translated from the coding sequence ATGGATCAAAAAATAGCCGATTTAGGTAAAATATCAGGTAAAACTTTACTTTTTGGTGGAGTTTACAGCAATTTACAAGCTTTAGAAGCTTTAAAACAAATTGCCGAAAAAGAAAATATCAGTCCAGAAAATTGTTTTTGTACTGGAGATATTGTGGGTTACTGTGCACAACCAGAAGAAACCGTACAATTATTTAAATTGTGGGGCGCAAAAAGCATTGTTGGTAATGTAGAAATTCAGTTAAGAGAAAATGCAGAAGATTGTGGTTGCGATTTTAGAGAAGGTTCTCGTTGCGATGGTTTTTCTCAACTTTGGTACCCGTATGCACAAAGTAAATTGTCTGAAAACTCTTTAGATTTTCTAAAAACATTACCAAATAATATCCGTTTTGAATATGCTAAACAGCAAGTAACTGTAGTACATGGTTCTTATTTTAATGTCTCAGAATTTATTTTTAAGTCTACAGATTGGGCAATAAAACAACCAAATTTTGAAGCTACAAATAGCGATGTAATTGTTGCTGGTCATTGTGGATTGCCTTTTTATCAACAAGAAAAAGAACAACTTTGGCTAAATCCTGGAGTTATTGGAATGCCAGCAAATAACGGAACTCCATCTGTTTGGTATGCTATTTTAGACGATTCGAAAGAAAACTTTAACTTTACACATTACACGTTAGATTACAATTATAAATTAACTAGTAAATTAATGCAAAACGGTTTACTACCCGAAGAATATTCTAGAACTATTATTACAGGAATCTGGGATAATACCGAAATTTTACCACCTATAGAAAGTGGTTTACAAGGATTCGGAATTCAATTATAA
- a CDS encoding sodium:solute symporter, whose amino-acid sequence MDVINWQWVLIICSSVTLYFLSPLAKTTDQFFKAVHKKKAPNTLVLTGSLIISWIFAKSITNAANLGLSFGLVGGVAYAGYYLSFAVAGIIIYQLRTKGNFKSIHHFLTTKFGKNAMAIFSVLIAFRLFNEVWSNTMVIGSYFGAQGTSGYYWAIIVFTLLTLSYALKGGLSSSIFTDVIQMVLFSVLLLIILGTIFTTDDFSTAQIVSSGTWSFELGLNLFFAAIIQSFSYPFHDPVLTDRGFISSPKVTRKSFLWASGLGAICIVLFSLIGVYAQTKGMSGQAAVEVGKAFGVVILLVINFIMITSAASTLDSTFSSFSKLIAIDLNIKKTVSFGRITMIIVAVLGTIPVFLNAEILSATTISGTMVIGLTPIFIFWKVEVPRISFYLSVFCGLVFGFFLIFDIFPEAFIFTEGKYASLLWVNIWGILSCIILYFIPTWIKK is encoded by the coding sequence ATGGATGTAATTAATTGGCAATGGGTTTTAATAATTTGTTCAAGTGTAACCTTGTACTTTTTATCGCCGCTCGCAAAAACCACAGATCAGTTTTTTAAAGCTGTACACAAAAAGAAAGCACCCAATACTTTGGTATTAACGGGTAGCTTAATTATCTCTTGGATTTTTGCAAAAAGCATTACCAATGCAGCAAATTTAGGCTTGTCTTTTGGGTTGGTTGGTGGTGTAGCGTATGCTGGTTATTACTTATCATTTGCAGTTGCAGGTATTATTATTTATCAATTAAGAACCAAAGGAAATTTTAAAAGTATTCATCATTTTTTAACAACTAAGTTTGGTAAAAACGCCATGGCAATCTTTTCGGTATTGATTGCTTTTCGTCTTTTTAATGAAGTTTGGAGCAACACTATGGTTATTGGTAGTTACTTTGGAGCGCAAGGAACTAGCGGTTATTATTGGGCAATTATTGTATTTACTTTACTAACATTATCCTACGCCTTAAAAGGCGGATTGAGTAGTTCTATTTTTACAGACGTCATACAAATGGTATTATTTTCTGTTTTATTGCTCATTATTTTAGGAACAATTTTTACTACGGATGATTTTTCTACTGCACAAATTGTTAGTTCAGGAACTTGGAGTTTCGAACTCGGATTAAACCTCTTTTTTGCTGCAATTATACAATCTTTTAGTTACCCTTTTCACGATCCTGTTTTAACCGACAGAGGTTTTATTTCATCCCCAAAAGTAACAAGGAAAAGCTTTTTATGGGCAAGTGGTTTAGGCGCAATTTGTATCGTGTTATTCAGTTTAATTGGTGTGTATGCGCAAACAAAAGGAATGTCTGGACAAGCAGCTGTAGAAGTTGGTAAAGCGTTTGGAGTGGTTATTTTATTAGTCATTAACTTTATTATGATAACCTCTGCAGCCTCTACTTTAGATTCTACATTCTCGTCTTTTTCTAAGTTAATCGCTATTGATTTAAACATCAAAAAAACGGTTTCCTTCGGAAGAATTACTATGATTATCGTTGCCGTTTTAGGAACAATTCCGGTGTTTTTAAATGCTGAAATTTTATCAGCAACTACCATCTCTGGAACTATGGTTATTGGCCTCACTCCTATTTTTATATTTTGGAAAGTAGAAGTGCCAAGAATCAGTTTCTATTTAAGTGTTTTCTGCGGATTAGTTTTCGGATTTTTTCTCATTTTTGATATTTTCCCAGAAGCATTCATCTTTACAGAAGGAAAATACGCCTCTTTATTGTGGGTAAATATTTGGGGGATTTTAAGTTGTATCATTTTATATTTTATACCAACATGGATCAAAAAATAG
- a CDS encoding SusD/RagB family nutrient-binding outer membrane lipoprotein, with translation MKKIIYTIAIFVFIATSCTNGFEDLNTNPNAPVSVQPSLLLRQVIYDFGENMSYEGFVAGDLLAQHRTALDFNLFDRHDLKSPQLGGNPWPIFYTNLRDNEIILKQAQKTPAFAVYEGPALILKAYMAAGLTDLFGDVPYFEAFNGIEGTVTPKYDLQEDIYQNENGILDNLDKGIAAINAYAGSIPLEGDILYNGNLDSWIQFANSLKIKYLVRISGKVDVAAQLQTLFIEGNYIKNNTENAVFDFTNSEPNSFRLAQLRVGDFNNFVLSETMEEILTDLNDTRIETFFRPFSNATSNEFNGLLNGIDASSTSVALSDYSLAGTIFREDTSTLDANFMTAWETNFLLAEAAQKGFITANAETLYNTAVTQAFEYWNTNLPATYLTLNANYNTVGKSHLEQIITQKWIASLINGYEGWVEYRRTGFPALKSISASLNNGVIPVRMPYPAEAASLNIENYKVAETATNGNSLDVKVWWNE, from the coding sequence ATGAAAAAAATTATATATACAATTGCAATTTTTGTTTTTATAGCTACAAGTTGCACCAATGGTTTTGAAGATTTAAACACCAACCCAAACGCACCTGTTTCTGTACAACCCAGTTTGTTGTTAAGACAAGTTATTTACGACTTTGGAGAAAATATGAGTTATGAAGGTTTTGTTGCAGGAGATTTATTAGCACAACACAGAACCGCTTTAGATTTTAATTTATTTGACAGACACGATTTAAAAAGTCCGCAATTAGGCGGAAATCCTTGGCCAATATTTTACACAAATTTGCGTGATAATGAAATCATCTTAAAGCAAGCTCAAAAAACACCTGCTTTTGCAGTTTATGAAGGTCCTGCGTTAATTTTAAAAGCCTATATGGCTGCTGGTTTAACAGATTTATTTGGTGATGTTCCCTACTTTGAAGCCTTTAACGGAATTGAAGGAACGGTTACTCCTAAATATGATTTACAAGAAGACATTTATCAAAATGAAAACGGAATTTTAGATAATCTAGACAAAGGAATTGCTGCTATAAATGCCTATGCTGGTTCTATTCCTTTAGAGGGCGATATTTTATATAATGGAAATTTAGACTCATGGATACAATTTGCAAACTCGTTAAAAATTAAATATTTAGTGCGTATTTCTGGTAAAGTAGATGTTGCTGCTCAATTGCAAACGTTATTTATTGAAGGAAACTATATAAAAAACAATACAGAAAACGCGGTTTTTGATTTTACAAATTCTGAACCAAACAGTTTTAGATTGGCGCAATTGAGAGTTGGTGATTTTAATAATTTTGTACTTTCTGAAACCATGGAAGAAATTCTGACTGATTTAAATGATACTAGAATTGAAACCTTTTTCAGACCTTTTTCTAATGCTACTTCTAATGAATTTAATGGTTTATTAAACGGAATTGACGCATCATCAACATCAGTGGCTTTGTCTGATTATTCTTTAGCAGGAACCATTTTTAGAGAAGACACCTCTACATTAGATGCTAATTTCATGACCGCTTGGGAAACGAATTTCTTGTTAGCAGAAGCTGCCCAAAAAGGCTTTATTACAGCAAATGCAGAAACATTATACAATACTGCCGTTACACAAGCTTTTGAATATTGGAACACCAATTTACCTGCAACGTATTTAACTCTAAATGCGAATTACAATACTGTAGGAAAATCACATTTAGAACAAATTATCACTCAAAAATGGATCGCTTCTCTTATTAACGGATATGAAGGTTGGGTAGAATATAGAAGAACAGGTTTTCCTGCTTTAAAATCAATATCTGCAAGTTTAAATAACGGTGTAATTCCTGTTAGAATGCCGTATCCTGCGGAAGCAGCATCCTTAAATATAGAGAATTATAAAGTAGCAGAAACAGCAACAAACGGAAACAGTCTAGACGTAAAAGTTTGGTGGAACGAATAG